Proteins found in one Seonamhaeicola sp. S2-3 genomic segment:
- the pyrR gene encoding bifunctional pyr operon transcriptional regulator/uracil phosphoribosyltransferase PyrR: MSQKVLLNAKEVNIILHRLACQLIENHNDFSNTVLIGIQPRGKYLANRLAKMLTEDYKVKNIQLGHLDITFFRDDFRRGEKILEANTTEIDFLVENKNVVFIDDVLYTGRSIRSALTAIQSFGRPNEIELLTLIDRRFSRHLPIQPNYRGRQVDAINKERVKVNWKENDKEDAVYLIET, translated from the coding sequence ATGAGTCAAAAAGTTTTACTTAACGCAAAAGAGGTAAACATCATTCTTCACCGATTGGCTTGTCAACTTATTGAAAACCATAATGATTTCTCTAACACAGTTTTAATTGGTATACAGCCTAGAGGTAAATACTTGGCAAATCGTTTGGCTAAAATGCTAACCGAAGACTATAAAGTTAAGAACATACAATTAGGACATCTAGATATTACGTTTTTTAGAGACGATTTTAGACGAGGAGAAAAAATTCTTGAAGCCAATACTACTGAAATTGACTTTCTGGTAGAAAATAAAAACGTGGTTTTTATTGATGATGTTTTATATACAGGCAGAAGCATTCGGTCTGCATTAACAGCAATTCAATCATTTGGTAGACCCAATGAAATTGAACTTTTAACGTTAATAGACAGGCGTTTTAGTAGGCATTTGCCAATTCAACCTAATTACAGAGGTCGTCAAGTAGATGCTATAAACAAAGAAAGAGTTAAAGTAAACTGGAAAGAAAATGATAAAGAAGACGCTGTTTACTTAATTGAAACATAA
- the rpsA gene encoding 30S ribosomal protein S1 — translation MAEKAKQAEVEAQENSTEKEAPVVSEAQANPEKFLKEFNWHNYQEGIDEVDDKQLEEFEKLVAENFVDTLNDEVVEGTVVHISDRDAIIDINAKSEGVISLNEFRYNPNLKVGDKVEVLIDVREDATGQLVLSHRKARVIKAWDRVNKAHETGEIVNGFVKCRTKGGMIVDVFGIEAFLPGSQIDVKPIRDYDQYVNKTMEFKVVKINHEFKNVVVSHKALIEADIEEQKKEIIGQLEKGQVLEGVVKNVTSYGVFIDLGGVDGLIHITDLSWSRINHPNEIVELDQKLNVVILDFDEDKSRIQLGLKQLSKHPWEALAEEVKVGDKVKGKVVVIADYGAFIEVADGVEGLIHVSEMSWSTHLRSAQDFVSVGDEVEAVILTLDREDRKMSLGIKQLTPDPWTDITGKYPLGSKHTGVVRNFTNFGVFVELEEGIDGLIYISDLSWTKKIKHPSEFCSVGDKLDVIVLELDVEGRKLSLGHKQTTENPWDKYETEFAIDTTHKATIEEIVDKGATVKFNDDIVAFVPTRHLEKEDGSKLKKGEEAEFKIIEFSKEFKRVVASHTAIFKEEEAKNVKAAAKKAAAAAAEAKPTLGDANDALQALKDKLDGKS, via the coding sequence ATGGCTGAAAAAGCAAAACAAGCTGAAGTTGAAGCACAAGAAAATTCAACAGAAAAAGAAGCTCCAGTAGTATCTGAAGCTCAAGCAAATCCTGAAAAATTCTTAAAAGAGTTTAACTGGCACAATTACCAAGAAGGTATTGATGAAGTTGATGATAAACAACTTGAAGAATTTGAAAAATTAGTAGCAGAAAACTTTGTAGACACTTTAAATGATGAAGTTGTAGAAGGTACAGTAGTTCACATTTCTGATAGAGATGCAATTATTGATATCAATGCAAAATCTGAAGGTGTTATTTCTTTAAATGAGTTTCGCTACAATCCAAACTTAAAAGTAGGAGACAAAGTAGAAGTATTAATTGATGTACGTGAAGACGCTACAGGGCAATTAGTATTATCTCACAGAAAAGCAAGAGTAATTAAAGCATGGGATCGTGTAAATAAAGCACACGAAACTGGTGAAATTGTTAACGGTTTTGTTAAATGCAGAACTAAAGGAGGTATGATTGTAGATGTTTTTGGAATTGAAGCATTCTTACCAGGATCTCAAATTGATGTAAAACCAATTAGAGATTACGACCAGTATGTTAACAAAACTATGGAATTCAAGGTTGTTAAAATTAACCACGAATTTAAAAACGTAGTAGTTTCTCATAAAGCTTTAATTGAAGCTGATATTGAAGAACAAAAGAAAGAAATTATTGGTCAGTTAGAAAAAGGTCAAGTATTAGAAGGTGTTGTTAAAAACGTAACATCTTACGGTGTATTTATTGATCTTGGTGGTGTAGATGGATTAATTCATATTACAGATCTTTCTTGGTCTAGAATTAATCACCCTAACGAAATTGTAGAATTAGACCAAAAACTTAATGTTGTAATCCTTGATTTTGATGAAGATAAATCAAGAATCCAATTAGGATTAAAACAATTAAGCAAACACCCATGGGAAGCTCTTGCAGAAGAGGTGAAAGTAGGTGATAAAGTAAAAGGTAAAGTTGTTGTAATTGCAGATTACGGTGCGTTTATTGAAGTAGCTGATGGTGTTGAAGGATTAATTCACGTTTCTGAAATGTCATGGTCTACGCATTTACGTTCTGCTCAAGATTTTGTTTCTGTAGGTGATGAAGTTGAAGCAGTTATCTTAACACTTGATAGAGAAGACAGAAAAATGTCTTTAGGTATTAAGCAATTAACTCCAGACCCTTGGACAGATATTACTGGTAAATATCCATTAGGTTCTAAGCACACAGGTGTTGTACGTAACTTTACAAACTTTGGTGTTTTTGTAGAATTAGAAGAAGGTATTGATGGGTTAATTTATATCTCAGATTTATCTTGGACTAAGAAAATTAAGCACCCAAGTGAGTTCTGTTCTGTAGGAGATAAATTAGATGTTATTGTATTAGAATTAGATGTTGAAGGACGTAAATTAAGTTTAGGTCACAAACAAACTACTGAAAATCCTTGGGATAAATACGAAACAGAATTTGCTATAGATACAACTCATAAAGCAACTATTGAAGAAATAGTTGACAAAGGAGCTACTGTTAAATTTAATGATGATATCGTAGCATTTGTGCCTACTCGTCATTTAGAAAAAGAAGATGGTAGCAAACTTAAAAAAGGTGAAGAAGCTGAATTTAAAATCATTGAGTTTAGCAAAGAATTTAAACGTGTTGTAGCATCTCATACAGCAATCTTTAAAGAAGAGGAAGCTAAAAACGTTAAAGCGGCAGCTAAAAAAGCAGCAGCAGCAGCGGCAGAAGCTAAACCAACTTTAGGAGACGCTAATGATGCTTTACAAGCGCTTAAAGATAAATTAGACGGAAAATCTTAA
- a CDS encoding ribonuclease Z, producing the protein MIFDQDGNITIVTQEKATIIELVKKLQALYPKYKNNNIIVNLTTLNKISLEEIVEFLQLSNTHRAAKQSFVIVTNKIDLEEVPDEIIVVPTIQEAYDIIEMEEMERDLGL; encoded by the coding sequence ATGATTTTTGATCAAGACGGAAATATTACCATTGTAACTCAAGAAAAAGCCACAATTATAGAGTTAGTTAAAAAACTTCAGGCTTTATACCCAAAGTATAAAAACAATAATATTATAGTTAATTTAACAACACTAAACAAAATTAGTTTAGAAGAAATAGTTGAGTTTTTACAACTATCTAATACACATAGAGCAGCTAAACAATCTTTTGTAATAGTTACTAATAAAATAGATTTAGAAGAAGTTCCAGATGAAATTATAGTTGTGCCTACCATACAAGAAGCCTATGATATTATTGAAATGGAAGAAATGGAACGAGATTTAGGGCTTTAA
- the pdxH gene encoding pyridoxamine 5'-phosphate oxidase yields METDLSNYRKSYEKGELLLNEVPENPMELFQKWFFEVDKFFTEDETNAMTISTFGLDGYPKNRVVLLKKYTYEGFIFYTNYLSEKGRAIEQNPNVCLSFFWHGAERQIIIKGKAEKIAENLSDGYFESRPRGSQLGALASNQSEIIESRESLDKKLSDLEIKYNGKEIPRPKNWGGYIVKPVEFEFWQGRPNRLHDRIRYTLQPDYNWQINRLSP; encoded by the coding sequence ATGGAAACAGATTTAAGTAATTATAGAAAGTCTTATGAAAAGGGTGAGTTACTATTAAATGAAGTACCCGAAAACCCTATGGAATTGTTTCAAAAATGGTTTTTTGAAGTGGATAAGTTTTTTACAGAAGATGAAACTAATGCCATGACAATTTCTACTTTTGGCCTTGATGGATACCCCAAAAATAGGGTAGTATTGCTTAAGAAATACACCTATGAAGGTTTTATTTTTTATACCAATTATTTAAGTGAAAAGGGAAGAGCAATAGAACAAAATCCTAATGTTTGTTTATCGTTTTTTTGGCATGGTGCAGAACGTCAAATTATTATTAAAGGGAAGGCTGAAAAAATTGCTGAAAATTTAAGCGATGGTTATTTTGAATCTAGACCACGTGGTAGCCAATTGGGGGCTTTAGCATCAAACCAAAGTGAAATTATTGAAAGCCGAGAATCTTTAGATAAAAAATTATCTGACTTAGAAATTAAGTATAATGGTAAAGAAATACCAAGACCAAAAAACTGGGGAGGTTATATTGTAAAACCAGTTGAATTTGAATTTTGGCAAGGTAGGCCTAATAGATTACATGATAGAATTAGATATACACTTCAGCCAGATTATAATTGGCAAATAAATCGATTATCTCCTTAA
- a CDS encoding CAP domain-containing protein produces the protein MKLLTKLPLLALLAVLSFSCSTDSFDDKAEEIELSLITPETKSIEIEILEYINNHRLSLGLNPLEDMTIVKSVAYSHTDYMLDTGEVSHDYFYTRSNYLKENAGAVKVSENVAYGYSTAETVVNAWLKSEGHKANIEGDFTNCDVAAEMNEKGRWYFTNIFIKK, from the coding sequence ATGAAGTTGTTAACAAAATTGCCATTATTGGCACTGTTAGCTGTTTTGAGTTTTTCTTGCTCAACAGACAGTTTTGATGATAAGGCCGAAGAAATAGAGTTAAGCCTTATTACACCCGAAACAAAATCAATAGAAATTGAAATTTTAGAGTATATTAATAACCACAGGCTATCTTTAGGTTTAAATCCTTTAGAGGATATGACCATAGTTAAGTCTGTTGCATACAGTCATACAGATTATATGCTTGATACAGGAGAGGTTTCTCATGATTATTTTTATACACGTAGTAATTATTTAAAAGAAAATGCCGGAGCTGTAAAAGTATCTGAAAATGTTGCTTACGGTTATAGTACTGCAGAAACCGTTGTAAACGCATGGTTAAAAAGTGAAGGTCATAAAGCCAATATAGAAGGTGATTTTACTAATTGTGATGTTGCTGCTGAAATGAATGAAAAAGGCAGATGGTATTTCACCAATATTTTCATAAAAAAATAA
- a CDS encoding sensor histidine kinase, whose amino-acid sequence MGQNPTYNYLQNSSYLPDVEFYDVVEDQQHYIWLAADKGLFRYNGKEYEDFNHPEQKSNSLFQLKFDANGNLWCNNIYGQIFYIEDDSLNLFYDASKLVKGQLAPYEILENHIRLFTINGIYNIDKSTKEVSKVFEGMCISNASDNQINYTFVINFEGDVEHHCIYKFEQEKTTKILEINSLKRIQSPKLFAFKDVVVFTYKSDYGNVIYLINRVNDLAKKIQLPKQIQEETIYGLLNFNNEYWFLTSSGVFVFDLNQNQLIFKEQLFESESITDVEVDFNKNYWFTTLDNGVFVSPNLNIRRFTLDFIEAKVTASIGLKNNEFVLATNNGKLLFYDNDILVKTLQLPGKKIIGKLYYDSKNERLIVSINASESFIVDLKTEKITDVNNLFSVAKTFSKIDDNTLFYGNYRQGIVYKNPFNHHKTQILKESRVKSSVVLNNQLFVAYIDGFYKYNTQTYNAEEITFNSKSLLVNTLTKTNGTVWIATQHNGLLKYENNTLKPSGIKLPENLQINAIHADGLVLWISTDEGLFQYQLKSKTLRLLSAQDGLNTAVNDFLVLKDQIIVILPKVFYTLPKTKTLFKSFKTAKVKVETISINNRDTLVQHHYKLPYSLNKIDITFNSNGFQSNQHVNYQYRVKQIDTSWQNIPLNTHFVNFNSLPSGTYKFELRAKNVSAKQPVFASPITFKITKPFWETYWFYGVVLATFFGGIWLYFRWRLQQKEAQRIAEIDKILIDKKIANLRLENLRSQMNPHFIFNALNSIQDYIISNEKELASSYLVKFSRLIRMYLDYSQQNEITLEEELNALKLYLELEKVRFEDELEYNITIDKRLNTKQIKVPSLFIQPYVENALKHGLLHKLNDRQLKVEVKTIQQHKLQITVEDNGIGRKQSEKLKRSNREYKPFATKANEERVHLLKNKLKRDIAIEIEDLYDENQIALGTKVVITMPI is encoded by the coding sequence TTGGGTCAAAACCCAACATATAATTACCTGCAAAATAGTTCTTATTTACCCGATGTTGAGTTTTATGATGTTGTTGAAGACCAACAGCACTACATTTGGTTGGCTGCAGATAAAGGACTTTTTAGATATAATGGTAAAGAATATGAAGACTTTAATCATCCTGAACAAAAATCAAATTCACTTTTTCAATTAAAATTTGATGCCAATGGAAATCTTTGGTGTAACAATATCTATGGACAAATTTTTTATATCGAAGACGATAGCTTAAATTTATTTTATGATGCCAGTAAATTGGTTAAAGGCCAATTAGCTCCTTATGAAATTTTAGAAAATCATATCAGATTATTTACCATAAATGGCATTTACAATATTGACAAATCTACAAAAGAAGTTTCTAAGGTTTTTGAAGGTATGTGCATTAGTAATGCTAGTGATAATCAAATTAACTACACTTTTGTGATTAATTTTGAAGGAGATGTAGAACATCATTGTATCTATAAGTTTGAACAAGAAAAAACAACAAAGATTCTTGAAATCAATAGTTTAAAAAGAATACAATCGCCAAAATTATTTGCATTTAAAGATGTTGTGGTTTTTACATACAAAAGCGATTACGGCAATGTTATTTATCTCATAAATAGAGTTAATGACTTGGCAAAAAAAATACAACTTCCAAAACAGATACAAGAAGAAACTATTTATGGACTTCTGAATTTTAACAATGAATATTGGTTTTTAACTAGTTCGGGAGTATTTGTGTTTGATTTAAATCAAAATCAATTAATATTTAAAGAACAATTATTTGAATCAGAATCTATTACAGATGTTGAGGTAGATTTCAATAAAAACTATTGGTTTACCACATTAGATAATGGTGTGTTTGTGTCTCCAAACTTAAATATTAGACGTTTTACTTTAGATTTTATTGAAGCAAAAGTTACGGCATCTATTGGTTTAAAAAATAATGAGTTTGTATTAGCTACAAACAATGGAAAACTATTGTTTTACGACAATGATATTTTAGTGAAAACACTGCAATTGCCAGGGAAAAAGATAATTGGTAAACTGTATTATGATTCAAAGAATGAACGATTAATTGTTAGTATTAATGCATCAGAATCTTTTATAGTTGATTTAAAAACTGAAAAAATTACTGATGTAAACAACTTGTTTTCGGTTGCCAAAACATTTTCAAAAATAGACGACAACACGCTGTTTTACGGTAATTATCGTCAAGGTATTGTGTATAAAAATCCGTTTAATCATCATAAAACACAAATTCTTAAAGAAAGTCGTGTGAAATCTTCTGTTGTTTTAAACAATCAATTGTTTGTGGCTTATATTGACGGATTTTACAAATACAATACCCAAACATATAATGCAGAAGAAATCACGTTCAACTCTAAAAGTTTACTAGTTAATACACTAACAAAAACCAACGGAACGGTTTGGATTGCAACCCAACACAACGGATTATTAAAATACGAAAATAACACCCTAAAACCTTCAGGAATAAAACTTCCTGAAAACCTTCAAATTAATGCTATTCATGCCGATGGTTTAGTGCTTTGGATTTCAACAGATGAAGGTTTATTTCAGTATCAATTAAAAAGCAAAACGCTTAGATTATTAAGTGCTCAAGATGGTTTAAATACTGCGGTTAATGATTTTTTGGTACTTAAAGATCAAATTATTGTAATCTTACCAAAAGTATTTTACACACTTCCTAAAACAAAAACATTATTTAAAAGTTTTAAAACTGCTAAAGTTAAGGTAGAAACAATTTCTATAAACAATCGAGATACCTTGGTGCAACACCATTATAAATTGCCTTACAGTTTAAATAAAATAGATATAACATTTAACTCTAACGGTTTTCAATCCAATCAACACGTCAACTATCAATACCGTGTAAAACAGATTGATACTAGCTGGCAAAATATTCCATTAAATACACACTTTGTTAATTTTAATAGTTTGCCAAGTGGAACTTATAAGTTTGAGCTAAGAGCAAAAAATGTAAGTGCAAAACAGCCTGTTTTTGCAAGTCCGATTACTTTTAAAATAACAAAACCATTTTGGGAAACGTATTGGTTTTATGGTGTAGTTTTAGCCACATTTTTTGGAGGGATTTGGTTGTATTTTAGATGGCGATTACAACAAAAAGAAGCACAGCGTATTGCCGAAATAGACAAAATATTAATCGATAAAAAAATTGCGAATTTAAGACTAGAAAATTTGCGTTCACAAATGAATCCGCATTTTATTTTTAATGCTTTAAATTCTATTCAAGATTATATTATTTCGAATGAAAAAGAACTGGCAAGCTCGTATTTAGTGAAATTTAGCCGGTTAATTCGCATGTATTTAGATTATAGTCAGCAAAATGAAATCACTTTAGAAGAAGAATTAAACGCTTTAAAACTGTATTTAGAATTAGAAAAAGTGCGTTTTGAAGATGAATTAGAATATAATATTACCATTGATAAACGGTTAAATACGAAACAAATAAAAGTGCCGTCGTTGTTTATTCAACCCTATGTTGAAAATGCTTTAAAACACGGTTTATTGCACAAGTTAAACGACAGGCAATTAAAGGTTGAAGTTAAAACCATTCAGCAACATAAATTACAAATCACAGTTGAAGATAATGGTATAGGTAGAAAACAATCTGAAAAATTAAAACGCTCCAATAGAGAATATAAACCTTTTGCTACTAAGGCTAACGAAGAGCGTGTTCATTTATTAAAAAACAAATTAAAACGCGATATAGCCATTGAAATTGAAGATTTATATGATGAAAATCAAATAGCTTTAGGTACCAAAGTGGTTATAACAATGCCCATATAA
- a CDS encoding LysM peptidoglycan-binding domain-containing protein has product MAVKAKYQDVLDLGESLNIKNGDVQVEGDMLKVWGTANTQYEKNLIWDKIKEIGGENPSDIMADIKVADESVYHRHVVKSGETLGKIAKHYYGDAMKYKEIFEANSDTLKNPDLIYPDQELVIPNL; this is encoded by the coding sequence ATGGCAGTAAAAGCAAAATATCAAGACGTTTTAGATTTAGGAGAATCTTTAAATATTAAAAACGGTGATGTGCAAGTAGAAGGCGATATGCTTAAAGTATGGGGTACAGCAAATACCCAGTATGAAAAAAACCTAATTTGGGATAAAATAAAAGAAATTGGTGGTGAAAATCCATCTGATATTATGGCAGACATTAAGGTTGCAGACGAAAGTGTTTACCACAGACATGTTGTAAAAAGTGGTGAAACTTTAGGTAAAATAGCTAAACATTACTATGGAGATGCCATGAAATACAAAGAAATTTTTGAAGCAAATAGCGATACTTTAAAGAACCCAGATTTAATTTATCCAGATCAAGAACTAGTTATTCCAAATTTATAG
- a CDS encoding aspartate carbamoyltransferase catalytic subunit: MSELSVNHLLGIKYLNQKDIQLIFETADHFKEVINRSIKKVPSLRDITIANLFFENSTRTKLSFELAEKRLSADVINFSSGQSSVKKGETLIDTVNNILSMKVDMVVMRHPNPGAGIFLSKHVNASIVNAGDGAHEHPTQALLDSYSIREKLGEVGGKKIVIVGDILHSRVALSNIFALQLQGAEVMVCGPKTLLPKYIDKLGVKVETNLRKALNWCDVANMLRVQNERMDISYFPSTREYTQQFGVSKELLNSLDKEITIMHPGPINRGVEITSDVADSNQSIILDQVENGVAIRMAVIYLLASKIKQ, translated from the coding sequence ATGAGCGAATTAAGTGTTAATCACTTATTAGGAATTAAATATCTTAACCAAAAAGATATTCAACTTATTTTTGAAACAGCCGATCATTTTAAAGAGGTTATTAATAGATCTATTAAAAAAGTACCTTCGCTAAGAGATATTACTATTGCCAACTTATTTTTTGAAAATTCCACAAGAACAAAATTATCATTTGAACTAGCCGAAAAACGCTTGTCTGCAGATGTTATAAATTTTTCATCAGGACAATCATCAGTAAAAAAAGGAGAAACTTTAATAGATACCGTTAACAACATTTTATCAATGAAAGTAGATATGGTTGTTATGCGTCATCCTAATCCAGGAGCAGGAATATTTTTATCAAAACATGTAAATGCAAGTATTGTAAATGCAGGCGATGGAGCGCATGAACATCCAACCCAAGCGCTATTAGATTCCTATTCTATAAGAGAAAAACTAGGTGAAGTAGGGGGGAAAAAAATAGTAATAGTTGGAGATATTTTACACAGTAGAGTAGCATTATCAAACATATTTGCGTTGCAATTACAAGGCGCAGAAGTTATGGTTTGTGGCCCTAAAACTTTATTACCAAAATATATTGATAAACTTGGGGTTAAAGTAGAAACAAATTTGCGAAAAGCATTAAATTGGTGTGATGTAGCCAATATGTTACGCGTACAAAATGAACGTATGGATATAAGTTATTTTCCATCAACAAGAGAGTACACACAACAGTTTGGTGTTAGTAAAGAGTTGTTAAACTCTTTAGATAAAGAAATAACAATCATGCACCCTGGTCCAATTAACAGAGGTGTAGAAATTACTAGTGATGTAGCAGATTCTAACCAGTCAATTATTCTAGATCAAGTAGAAAATGGTGTAGCAATAAGAATGGCTGTTATTTACTTACTAGCATCAAAAATAAAACAGTAA
- a CDS encoding ribonuclease Z produces the protein MKLTILGCYSATPRILTNPTSQVLEVQGHMFLIDCGEGTQVELRRHKIKFNRIKHVFISHLHGDHFFGLAGLISTFRLLTREADLHIYGPKGIKEVITLQMKLADSWTNYNLIFHELTSTESELIFEDEKVEVHTIPLNHRIYTNGFLFKEKEGKRKLNIKEVEEANINVAYYRKLTQGFDVENEDGVIIKNETVTKRGDKPKSYAFCSDTMYKEDIVPLIKHVDLLYHESTFLETQAHLAPKTKHSTAKQAATIAKKANVGKLLLGHYSTRYKDLNGFKTEAQEVFEPVELAEDGKTFEV, from the coding sequence ATGAAATTAACCATTTTAGGCTGTTATAGTGCCACACCAAGAATTTTAACCAATCCAACATCTCAGGTTTTAGAGGTGCAAGGACATATGTTTTTAATTGATTGTGGAGAAGGTACCCAAGTAGAGCTAAGAAGACACAAAATAAAGTTTAATAGAATTAAACACGTATTTATTTCTCATTTACATGGTGATCATTTTTTTGGTTTAGCTGGCTTAATTTCAACTTTTAGACTACTTACAAGAGAAGCAGATTTACATATTTACGGTCCAAAAGGCATTAAAGAAGTTATTACATTACAGATGAAATTAGCCGATTCCTGGACTAATTATAATCTTATTTTTCATGAATTAACTTCAACAGAATCTGAATTAATTTTTGAAGATGAAAAGGTAGAAGTACATACCATTCCTTTAAATCATAGAATATATACCAATGGTTTTCTATTTAAAGAAAAAGAAGGAAAGCGAAAATTAAATATTAAGGAAGTTGAAGAAGCTAATATTAATGTAGCTTATTATAGAAAACTAACACAAGGTTTTGATGTTGAAAATGAAGATGGAGTAATCATAAAAAATGAAACCGTTACAAAACGTGGTGATAAGCCAAAAAGTTATGCCTTTTGTAGCGATACTATGTATAAAGAAGACATTGTGCCATTAATAAAACATGTAGACTTATTATATCATGAATCTACATTTTTAGAAACTCAAGCACATTTAGCCCCAAAAACTAAGCATTCTACTGCAAAACAAGCCGCTACCATTGCAAAAAAAGCAAATGTAGGCAAGTTGTTATTAGGGCACTATTCTACGCGTTATAAAGACCTTAATGGCTTTAAAACAGAAGCGCAAGAAGTATTTGAGCCTGTTGAATTAGCAGAAGACGGTAAAACTTTTGAAGTTTAA